A single region of the Amphiura filiformis chromosome 7, Afil_fr2py, whole genome shotgun sequence genome encodes:
- the LOC140157770 gene encoding uncharacterized protein encodes MLTDLEDVKCRWKENYEDLYNKQNPINTEMTDSIPQMAMDEEEPDILKEEVISAIKKLTDDRAPRYDNVTAEELKATGEIGVEIMHKLCNMIWKNETFPDDGGEPSLTLSTRRRINWTAEAIGALVY; translated from the coding sequence ATGCTAACAGATCTAGAGGATGTGAAATGTCGTTGGAAAGAAAACTACGAAGACCTTTACAACAAACAAAATCCAATAAACACTGAAATGACCGATAGCATTCCACAAATGGCTATGGATGAGGAAGAACCAGATATCCTGAAAGAGGAGGTTATCAGTGCTATAAAGAAACTCACCGATGACAGAGCCCCTCGCTATGACAATGTGACTGCTGAAGAACTAAAAGCTACCGGAGAAATAGGCGTGGAAATAATGCACAAACTTTGTAATATGATATGGAAAAATGAAACATTTCCTGATGACGGGGGAGAGCCATCATTAACCCTATCTACAAGAAGAAGGATAAACTGGACTGCGGAAGCTATAGGGGCATTAGTTTACTAA